One segment of Spartobacteria bacterium DNA contains the following:
- a CDS encoding response regulator, which translates to MTPDQIDKIFLPFQQADKGTTRKYGGTGLGLAISRQILLMMGGDISVESDPEKGSTFWFELELPLDTEHAGIIPVVPETFSGMCVLLIDSSRTRRSIIKEIVEDWGMHCDEAHSHDAAYSLMHHALKEKKPYDLIVVDEDMIVSCGCENDGLSFCDNTCSGTAFILLTSKVSAQQKRTVCNTEPNYIVKPVKKSMLQHVAACTLGEAALSPSERVLEEPSSSEFEDLSILVVEDNQINRLVIKGILLRNKLTATFAVNGLDGLNKMREENYDIVFMDCSMPVMDGYEATKLYRETEPEERHTIIIAMTAHAMKGDRDRCINAGMDDYLTKPMHSEDIVALLERYAKRLPSAVGAADNNLCAVDHERAVFNPETLNSSFADDAALMHSIFYLGVDTLGESFGLWSEALEASNSNYGKCDERGKKQDG; encoded by the coding sequence ATGACTCCGGACCAGATCGATAAAATATTTCTTCCGTTCCAGCAGGCGGATAAAGGTACCACACGAAAATATGGCGGAACCGGCCTGGGATTGGCCATCAGCCGTCAGATTTTGCTGATGATGGGCGGGGATATCTCCGTTGAAAGCGACCCGGAAAAGGGCTCCACCTTTTGGTTTGAACTGGAATTGCCTTTGGATACCGAACATGCCGGGATCATACCCGTCGTGCCGGAAACATTTTCAGGTATGTGCGTTCTTTTGATCGATTCTTCCCGTACCCGGCGTTCCATCATCAAAGAGATCGTGGAAGACTGGGGTATGCACTGCGACGAGGCGCATTCGCATGATGCGGCCTATTCCTTGATGCATCACGCCCTCAAAGAGAAGAAACCCTATGATTTAATCGTGGTGGATGAAGACATGATTGTTTCGTGCGGGTGCGAAAATGATGGCCTTTCATTTTGCGATAACACATGCAGCGGTACGGCGTTCATTCTGCTGACCTCAAAGGTGAGCGCACAACAAAAAAGAACCGTCTGCAATACCGAACCGAACTACATCGTAAAGCCGGTAAAAAAATCCATGCTGCAGCATGTTGCGGCATGCACGCTGGGCGAAGCGGCGCTCTCGCCATCGGAACGCGTTCTCGAGGAACCGTCATCATCGGAGTTCGAAGATCTGTCCATCCTTGTCGTTGAGGACAATCAAATCAACCGGTTGGTTATCAAGGGCATTCTTCTGCGTAATAAATTAACCGCAACATTTGCAGTCAATGGATTGGACGGATTAAACAAAATGCGGGAGGAAAACTATGACATCGTCTTTATGGATTGTTCCATGCCTGTTATGGATGGATATGAAGCCACGAAATTATACAGGGAAACGGAACCGGAAGAGCGGCATACAATCATCATTGCCATGACAGCGCATGCCATGAAGGGCGACCGCGACCGCTGTATTAACGCAGGAATGGATGACTATCTGACGAAACCTATGCATTCCGAGGATATTGTTGCTCTGCTGGAGCGCTACGCGAAGAGGCTGCCCAGTGCAGTGGGCGCAGCGGACAACAATCTCTGTGCGGTGGATCATGAAAGAGCCGTTTTTAATCCCGAAACACTGAACAGCAGTTTTGCTGATGATGCGGCATTGATGCATTCGATTTTTTATCTGGGAGTCGACACATTGGGGGAGAGCTTCGGTTTATGGAGCGAAGCACTTGAAGCCAGCAATTCTAATTATGGGAAATGCGATGAACGCGGAAAGAAGCAGGATGGATAG